A single region of the Saprospiraceae bacterium genome encodes:
- a CDS encoding 2-oxoacid:acceptor oxidoreductase subunit alpha — MLKVSAVNDLVVRFANVNGTGSASANNIFAKSIFRMGLPVSPKNIFPSNIQGLPTWYEVRINEKGHLGRRDGIDLMVAINPQSLAKDIASIRPGGYLVYDNTKKLYDELIRDDIHYIGVPMTQLCIDHYADPRHRQLFKNIVYLAAVATLIDIEMDVIKGIISEQFQKKPKLIPPNFLALDLGADYIKANYDYPLPIRVERRDKVGDSILVDGNTAVGLGGIYAGATFAAWYPITPSTSVVKAFEKYAKKLRVDPETGKNKFAIVQAEDELAAIGMVIGATWNGARSFTATSGPGISLMSEFIGLAYFAEIPVVLVNVQRGGPSTGMPTRTQQPDILSSAYASHGDTKHVLLFPSTPKECFDLTVKAFDLADRLQTVILLMTDLDLGMNDHMSPPFKWEDGQAYDLGKVLSAEDLDQMEVFGRYLDVDGDGICYRTIPATHPTKGSFFTRGTSRDEYARYTEQGADYVRNVDRLLKKWETAKSYVPAPEFYQAENTSDFGLVFFGTTTYAAIEAMELLTAEGFPLDAMRIKAFPFNEAVEEFIASHEKIFVVEQNRDAQFRSLLINELQVSPERLIPILNYDGMPITAQRIMALIGEKHLVKA; from the coding sequence ATGCTGAAAGTAAGTGCAGTAAACGACCTAGTGGTTCGTTTTGCAAATGTCAATGGAACTGGATCCGCCAGCGCAAATAATATTTTTGCGAAATCGATCTTCCGCATGGGGCTTCCGGTATCCCCTAAGAATATTTTTCCTTCCAATATCCAAGGTTTGCCAACCTGGTATGAAGTGCGGATTAATGAAAAAGGCCACCTCGGCCGTAGGGATGGTATTGACCTCATGGTGGCTATCAACCCCCAGAGCCTGGCAAAAGATATTGCCTCGATTCGACCGGGTGGGTATTTGGTGTATGACAATACCAAAAAGCTTTATGATGAACTCATTCGGGACGACATCCATTATATTGGCGTCCCGATGACGCAACTTTGTATTGATCATTATGCTGATCCCCGGCATCGACAGCTTTTTAAAAATATCGTTTATCTAGCTGCCGTAGCAACCTTGATTGATATTGAAATGGATGTCATTAAAGGGATTATCTCCGAGCAGTTTCAAAAAAAGCCCAAACTCATTCCTCCCAACTTTCTGGCCTTGGATTTGGGCGCGGATTATATCAAAGCAAATTATGACTATCCCTTGCCGATTCGGGTAGAACGTAGAGACAAGGTAGGAGATAGCATTTTGGTAGATGGTAATACGGCGGTCGGACTTGGGGGTATTTATGCGGGCGCAACCTTTGCTGCCTGGTATCCCATTACTCCCTCCACTTCTGTCGTCAAAGCCTTTGAGAAATATGCTAAAAAACTCCGGGTCGACCCAGAAACAGGCAAAAACAAATTTGCCATCGTACAAGCAGAAGACGAGTTGGCAGCCATCGGAATGGTGATCGGAGCTACCTGGAATGGGGCTCGGTCCTTTACAGCCACCAGCGGCCCCGGCATTTCGCTCATGAGCGAGTTTATAGGACTGGCCTACTTTGCCGAAATCCCCGTTGTGCTGGTCAATGTACAACGTGGCGGTCCATCTACAGGGATGCCTACGCGCACCCAGCAACCCGATATTCTCTCCTCTGCTTATGCTTCTCATGGTGATACCAAGCATGTTTTGCTTTTCCCTAGTACGCCTAAGGAATGCTTCGACCTGACCGTTAAAGCTTTTGACCTGGCCGACCGCCTGCAAACGGTGATCCTTTTGATGACGGATCTGGATTTGGGGATGAATGACCATATGTCTCCGCCTTTTAAATGGGAAGATGGCCAGGCTTATGATCTGGGCAAAGTATTGTCAGCAGAGGATCTAGATCAAATGGAAGTATTTGGTCGTTACCTGGATGTCGATGGTGATGGTATCTGCTATCGTACTATCCCTGCCACCCATCCAACAAAAGGTTCTTTTTTTACACGAGGAACTTCCAGAGATGAATATGCCCGTTATACCGAACAGGGTGCTGATTATGTACGCAATGTAGATCGCCTACTAAAGAAATGGGAAACCGCTAAATCATACGTCCCTGCACCTGAATTTTATCAGGCGGAAAATACCAGTGATTTTGGATTGGTTTTCTTTGGAACAACTACCTACGCAGCCATAGAAGCGATGGAGTTACTAACAGCCGAAGGTTTTCCCTTGGATGCAATGCGTATCAAGGCTTTTCCATTTAATGAAGCGGTAGAGGAGTTTATTGCTAGTCACGAAAAAATCTTTGTGGTGGAGCAAAACCGGGATGCCCAATTCCGTAGTTTACTGATTAACGAATTGCAGGTGTCACCTGAGCGTCTGATTCCGATCCTCAATTATGATGGCATGCCTATTACGGCTCAACGCATCATGGCATTGATTGGCGAAAAGCATTTGGTAAAAGCTTAA
- a CDS encoding HEAT repeat domain-containing protein produces the protein MIKRNYFFMLVILLGMMACKTEEVKTPAALEIKTLGAAEATALADKINQEVTAKVVEGLALSLWASDSLLADPIALRIDQQGRVFVTRTNRQKDSEFDIRGHQDWMTASISLQTVEDRRAFLRKTFAPELSEQNSWLPDLNKDSIIDWRDLTVQQEEIFRIEDKDGDGLADFSQLYIRDFNEEITDCAGAVLPFNDDVYVGVGPDMWRLTDTNGDGMADTKESISHGYNVHIGFGAHGMSGLTVGPDGRIYWGAGDIGTNVIDKEGKQWKYPNQGTIVRCEPDGTGFEVFAAGLRNTHEFVFDEYGNIFSEDNDGDHQGERERLVYIVNGHDAGWRINWQFGKYTDPDNNGYKVWMDEKMHLPRNEDQAAYFIPPIRNYHNGPTGMVYNPGTALGPEWNKHFFLVEFVGNPSRSNIHAFTMKPDGAGFDFDKEVNVLNGVLATGMDFGPDGALYFGDWINGWGTKDYGRIWKLDAVNKNNAAIRDETKRLLGEDFSKRKLEDLAQVLQHSDYRVRQKAQFELAKRGKKSLPVLLGAIEQKENQLGRIHGIWGIWQLARKDQSLASHLIPLLQDSDAQVASQAAKVLGDIRYAAAGEALLPMLKNASQRVQFFAAEALGRIAFEPAIQPIADMLVANDNKDLYLRHAGSLALARIGKSAPIVALSSHPSRALRIAAVVALRRMQDPGIAVFLADEDEYIVAEAARAINDDFSIEGALPALANVLKESRFSSEPLIRRAINANSRVGKPENLQLLIDYAKNEQAAESMRAEALATLGVWTNPSVLDRVDGRYRGPVERDAAPVKVAMEPLLAQLLGEKSEMLQVAAIAAAGKLGISSLAGTVNGLFQKGKSDEVKIAALNALSKMDDQLFEKAITSAISMKSSSLRSEALGMLSTIDYPAAGAVKLYASVLKDGSIREKQTVLNVLGGMSEPQAKQLLGENLKTYIAGKLEKDLELELIEAIEANKSADLLAQLNAYWAERSKEDPLAPYRLAIEGGNPFRGQRIFYNDQAAQCIRCHTVFEFGGEVGPSLANIGHDFSAEKLLESLVLPSARLAPGFGTVTLTLNNGETAGGVLMAETDSDITLRIQQDETKTFKKSEIKERQNIPSAMPPMGDILSKRQLRDLVAFLGTLKEEES, from the coding sequence ATGATCAAAAGGAATTATTTTTTTATGCTGGTCATATTGTTGGGGATGATGGCATGTAAGACAGAAGAAGTAAAGACGCCAGCGGCATTAGAAATAAAAACGCTGGGGGCAGCCGAAGCAACTGCATTGGCCGACAAGATTAACCAGGAGGTGACAGCCAAGGTTGTCGAGGGGCTGGCCTTAAGCCTCTGGGCCTCTGATTCGCTGTTGGCCGACCCGATTGCCTTGCGTATTGACCAGCAGGGTAGGGTCTTTGTTACGAGAACCAATCGACAAAAAGATTCAGAATTCGATATTCGAGGCCACCAGGATTGGATGACTGCCTCTATTTCTCTTCAGACGGTGGAAGATCGCAGGGCTTTCCTGAGAAAGACTTTTGCACCGGAATTGAGTGAGCAGAACAGCTGGCTCCCCGACCTCAATAAAGACAGTATTATCGACTGGCGCGACTTGACGGTTCAGCAAGAGGAAATTTTCCGGATTGAAGACAAGGATGGCGATGGTCTGGCCGATTTCTCTCAATTGTATATCCGTGACTTCAACGAAGAAATAACGGATTGTGCTGGTGCCGTATTACCATTTAATGACGATGTATATGTAGGCGTAGGACCTGATATGTGGCGCCTAACCGATACAAATGGCGATGGGATGGCTGATACCAAAGAATCCATAAGTCATGGATATAATGTGCACATTGGTTTTGGCGCCCATGGTATGTCTGGCTTAACGGTTGGTCCTGATGGACGTATTTATTGGGGAGCGGGGGATATTGGCACCAACGTAATCGACAAAGAAGGGAAACAATGGAAATACCCCAACCAGGGCACCATTGTGCGTTGTGAGCCCGATGGGACTGGCTTCGAAGTTTTTGCTGCAGGCCTGCGAAACACCCATGAGTTTGTATTTGATGAATATGGTAACATTTTTAGTGAAGACAATGACGGAGACCACCAGGGCGAAAGGGAAAGATTGGTTTATATTGTGAATGGCCATGATGCTGGCTGGCGGATCAACTGGCAATTTGGTAAATATACAGATCCGGATAACAACGGTTATAAGGTGTGGATGGACGAAAAAATGCACCTCCCCAGAAATGAGGATCAGGCGGCCTATTTTATCCCGCCGATTCGAAATTATCACAATGGCCCTACCGGAATGGTCTATAACCCTGGCACCGCACTCGGCCCAGAGTGGAACAAGCATTTTTTCCTCGTAGAATTTGTAGGAAATCCTTCCCGCTCGAATATCCATGCTTTTACGATGAAACCAGATGGCGCTGGGTTTGATTTCGACAAGGAAGTCAACGTTTTGAATGGCGTTTTGGCCACTGGTATGGACTTTGGGCCTGACGGAGCCTTGTATTTTGGCGACTGGATCAATGGCTGGGGAACCAAAGATTATGGCCGTATCTGGAAATTGGATGCGGTAAATAAAAACAATGCAGCTATTCGAGACGAGACGAAACGGTTGTTAGGAGAAGATTTTTCCAAAAGGAAATTGGAAGACCTTGCTCAAGTTCTTCAGCATTCCGATTATCGGGTTCGTCAAAAAGCGCAATTTGAATTGGCTAAACGCGGCAAAAAAAGCCTACCTGTTTTGCTGGGTGCTATCGAACAAAAAGAAAACCAGTTGGGTAGAATTCACGGGATTTGGGGCATCTGGCAGCTGGCGCGCAAGGACCAATCGCTGGCCAGCCATTTGATCCCTCTGTTACAAGATTCAGATGCACAGGTGGCCTCCCAGGCGGCTAAGGTGCTTGGCGACATTCGCTACGCTGCAGCAGGGGAAGCCCTGTTGCCTATGTTGAAAAATGCATCTCAACGGGTCCAGTTTTTTGCAGCTGAGGCGCTGGGCCGAATAGCCTTTGAGCCTGCCATACAGCCTATTGCTGACATGCTCGTCGCCAATGACAACAAGGACTTGTACCTGCGGCATGCTGGTTCGCTGGCATTGGCACGCATAGGCAAGTCGGCACCAATAGTAGCCCTGAGCAGCCATCCTTCCCGTGCCTTGCGCATTGCCGCCGTGGTGGCCTTGCGAAGAATGCAAGACCCTGGCATAGCCGTTTTTTTAGCTGATGAGGATGAATATATCGTAGCCGAGGCCGCCAGAGCCATCAATGATGACTTCTCTATAGAGGGCGCCCTGCCTGCCTTGGCCAATGTACTGAAAGAAAGCCGTTTTAGCAGCGAGCCACTTATCCGTCGGGCCATTAATGCCAATTCTAGGGTGGGTAAGCCTGAGAACTTGCAACTATTGATCGATTATGCCAAAAATGAGCAAGCAGCTGAAAGTATGCGTGCTGAGGCGCTGGCGACCTTGGGTGTCTGGACGAACCCCTCCGTATTGGACCGGGTAGATGGTCGCTATAGAGGCCCGGTAGAAAGAGACGCAGCCCCTGTGAAAGTAGCGATGGAACCCTTATTGGCGCAATTACTTGGAGAGAAAAGTGAAATGCTGCAAGTGGCGGCTATTGCGGCAGCTGGCAAACTTGGCATCTCCTCCCTGGCTGGCACGGTAAATGGTCTTTTCCAAAAAGGGAAAAGCGATGAGGTGAAAATTGCCGCTTTAAATGCGCTGAGCAAAATGGATGACCAATTGTTTGAAAAGGCGATTACCTCAGCCATTAGTATGAAATCCAGCTCACTCAGATCAGAGGCGCTGGGAATGCTTTCCACAATTGATTACCCGGCAGCTGGCGCTGTTAAGTTATATGCAAGTGTGTTAAAAGATGGATCCATTCGAGAAAAACAGACGGTACTTAATGTATTGGGAGGGATGAGTGAACCACAGGCAAAGCAGTTGTTGGGCGAAAACCTTAAAACTTACATTGCAGGCAAATTAGAGAAAGACCTTGAATTAGAATTGATTGAAGCTATTGAGGCAAATAAATCGGCAGACTTGTTGGCTCAATTGAATGCCTACTGGGCTGAACGATCAAAAGAGGATCCGCTAGCTCCCTATCGCTTGGCGATAGAAGGGGGAAATCCATTCCGTGGGCAGCGTATTTTTTATAACGATCAGGCGGCGCAATGTATCCGTTGCCATACCGTTTTCGAATTTGGCGGAGAAGTCGGACCCTCGCTGGCCAATATCGGACATGATTTTTCGGCCGAAAAACTGTTGGAGTCGCTAGTACTCCCTAGTGCCCGATTGGCACCTGGGTTTGGTACCGTTACCCTTACACTTAACAACGGCGAAACAGCTGGTGGTGTCCTGATGGCAGAAACGGATAGCGATATCACCCTTCGAATCCAACAAGACGAAACCAAAACATTCAAAAAATCGGAGATAAAGGAAAGGCAGAACATCCCCTCGGCTATGCCGCCGATGGGTGACATCCTAAGCAAACGCCAATTGCGCGACTTAGTGGCTTTTCTAGGTACTTTGAAGGAAGAGGAAAGTTAG
- a CDS encoding nucleotidyltransferase domain-containing protein gives MDKKMIINKIKNNKNVLEKKFNIIKIGLFGSYSTDSSNEESDVDLIYELEEGKRLGFKDVYQLEIFIKDLLNIDKVDLVNHKYVNPIIEDEINKTVIYV, from the coding sequence ATGGACAAAAAAATGATAATCAATAAGATAAAGAATAATAAAAATGTGTTAGAGAAAAAATTTAACATAATCAAGATTGGCTTATTTGGTAGTTATTCGACTGATTCTTCAAATGAAGAAAGTGATGTCGATTTAATCTATGAATTAGAAGAAGGAAAAAGGTTAGGATTCAAAGATGTCTATCAACTTGAAATTTTTATTAAAGATTTGCTCAATATAGATAAAGTGGATTTGGTCAACCATAAATATGTCAACCCAATAATTGAAGATGAAATCAACAAAACAGTAATTTATGTATGA
- a CDS encoding 2-oxoacid:ferredoxin oxidoreductase subunit beta — protein sequence MTYIRPAFRHPALPKNRLGYAKADYEGAISTLCAGCGHDSISAAIVQACFEMSIEPHRLAKLSGIGCSSKTPTYFLSNSHGFNSVHGRMPSIATGANMANRELIYLGVSGDGDTASIGMGQFVHAVRRNINMTYIVMNNGCYGLTKGQDSATADFGSISKEGSLNPFAAIDLAGLSLELGATFVGRSFSGDKGQLIPMIKAAISHPGFAFLDVLSPCVTFNNNTGSTKSYDFVRDHIEMTSVLDFVPYQEEILVDYEEGSTASVTLHDGSQVLLSKLAPNWDPRNATSAIRRLQDAKAKGEILTGLLYINEESKDLHELINTVERPLNSLKAEELCPGSATLEKINTGFR from the coding sequence ATGACTTATATAAGACCCGCCTTCCGACACCCCGCACTACCCAAGAATAGACTTGGTTATGCCAAAGCAGATTATGAAGGCGCTATTTCAACCCTATGTGCAGGTTGCGGACACGATTCTATTAGTGCCGCCATTGTACAAGCTTGTTTTGAAATGTCCATTGAACCCCATCGACTGGCCAAGTTGTCAGGTATTGGGTGTTCTTCCAAAACCCCAACTTATTTCCTGAGTAATTCGCATGGCTTTAACTCGGTTCATGGTAGGATGCCTTCTATCGCCACCGGCGCCAATATGGCCAATAGAGAACTGATTTATCTCGGCGTGTCCGGCGATGGGGATACCGCTTCCATTGGTATGGGCCAGTTTGTACATGCGGTTCGTCGCAATATTAATATGACCTACATTGTCATGAACAATGGCTGCTATGGCTTAACTAAAGGTCAAGATTCCGCCACCGCAGATTTTGGATCTATCAGTAAAGAAGGATCTCTAAATCCGTTTGCAGCTATTGATTTGGCGGGCTTATCACTTGAATTAGGCGCCACTTTTGTCGGTCGTAGTTTTTCCGGAGACAAAGGGCAATTAATCCCCATGATCAAAGCGGCTATTTCCCACCCTGGTTTCGCCTTTTTAGACGTTCTTTCGCCTTGCGTAACCTTTAATAACAATACGGGTTCCACTAAATCATATGACTTCGTTAGGGATCATATTGAAATGACCTCTGTGCTTGATTTTGTGCCATACCAAGAAGAAATACTCGTCGATTACGAAGAGGGTAGCACCGCTAGTGTAACCTTACACGATGGCTCTCAAGTATTACTTAGCAAATTGGCCCCCAACTGGGATCCCCGAAACGCAACCTCGGCCATACGACGCCTTCAGGATGCTAAAGCCAAGGGAGAAATTCTGACTGGCTTGCTTTATATTAATGAAGAAAGCAAAGACTTGCATGAATTGATCAATACGGTAGAAAGACCGCTGAATTCGCTGAAAGCAGAGGAGTTGTGCCCTGGATCAGCAACTTTGGAAAAAATCAATACTGGTTTTAGATAA
- a CDS encoding FAD-dependent oxidoreductase encodes MKATNINDPEYFHKVVDCQYACPAHTPVPEYIRLIAAQRYADAYMVNWESNVFPGILGRTCDRPCEPACRRGRIEEEPVAICRLKRVAADNKGDVNARMPQAPKEKNGKKIALIGGGPASLTVARDLAPLGYEIHLYDEWNKGGGMMRTQIPSFRLPESVLDEEIGYILNMGIHTHFNTYVKSMREILEKDYDAVFVGTGAPKGGDLPRLPGRQEGDANIHIGIDWLASVAFGHTTKIGKKVIVLGGGNTAMDCCRTSRRLGGTEVKVVVRSPFKDMKASPWEIEDAKREDIPILNNMPPKEFVVENGQLKGLMFGKVKAEYDENGKRSLVPTGEPDVFIEADDVIIAIGQDNHCPWIERDLGIEFGKWDIPVLDRTTFQSTLPKVFFGGDAALGPENIITAVAQAHQAAVSIDLFCQGADVHKRPSPMTNLVSQKMGIHEWSYDSPVVVDERYLVPHADKTISLQDRKIEVELGFDQPTGFKEAQRCLNCDVQTVFTTSRCIECDACVDICPTSCITFTTDGEEEELRTRLSAPALNTSQDLYVSDILPTARVMVKDEDVCLHCGLCAERCPTGAWDMMKYLYNVTKASKVC; translated from the coding sequence TTGAAAGCTACTAACATTAACGATCCGGAATACTTTCACAAAGTTGTGGACTGCCAATATGCATGTCCGGCGCATACGCCTGTGCCTGAGTATATTCGGCTCATTGCGGCCCAACGCTATGCAGATGCCTACATGGTTAACTGGGAGTCCAATGTATTCCCAGGCATCTTGGGCCGAACCTGCGATCGCCCTTGTGAACCGGCTTGCAGACGCGGTAGAATTGAAGAGGAACCCGTGGCTATTTGTCGGTTAAAACGAGTAGCAGCAGACAATAAAGGCGATGTCAATGCTCGAATGCCACAAGCACCTAAGGAGAAAAATGGCAAAAAAATAGCCTTGATTGGCGGGGGCCCCGCCTCCTTAACCGTTGCTCGCGATTTGGCACCACTAGGTTATGAAATTCACCTCTATGATGAATGGAACAAAGGTGGAGGTATGATGCGAACACAGATTCCGTCTTTTCGATTGCCAGAATCCGTGTTAGACGAGGAAATAGGCTACATCCTGAACATGGGAATACACACCCACTTCAATACTTATGTAAAGAGCATGAGAGAAATATTGGAGAAGGATTATGATGCCGTTTTTGTAGGTACTGGCGCGCCTAAGGGTGGCGATCTCCCTCGCCTTCCTGGCCGACAAGAGGGGGATGCCAATATTCATATCGGTATTGATTGGTTGGCTAGTGTGGCCTTTGGTCATACCACCAAAATTGGCAAAAAAGTAATTGTCCTGGGTGGTGGAAATACCGCGATGGACTGCTGCCGTACTTCTCGCCGTTTGGGCGGAACCGAAGTCAAAGTAGTGGTGCGTAGCCCCTTTAAGGATATGAAAGCGTCACCGTGGGAAATTGAAGATGCCAAGCGAGAGGATATTCCTATCCTAAACAATATGCCACCCAAGGAATTTGTAGTGGAAAATGGCCAACTAAAAGGCCTTATGTTTGGCAAGGTCAAAGCAGAATATGATGAAAATGGAAAACGGTCACTTGTCCCAACCGGAGAACCTGACGTTTTCATTGAAGCGGATGATGTGATTATTGCCATTGGGCAGGACAACCATTGCCCCTGGATCGAAAGAGATCTCGGAATTGAATTTGGTAAATGGGATATTCCTGTCCTGGACCGGACAACCTTCCAATCCACACTTCCCAAAGTCTTTTTTGGCGGAGATGCTGCCCTTGGACCTGAAAATATCATTACGGCGGTAGCCCAGGCTCATCAGGCTGCTGTTTCTATCGATCTGTTTTGTCAGGGGGCTGATGTGCATAAACGACCTAGCCCCATGACTAATCTGGTTAGCCAAAAAATGGGTATCCACGAGTGGAGCTATGACAGCCCAGTAGTAGTAGATGAGCGCTACCTGGTCCCTCATGCAGACAAAACAATAAGCCTACAGGATCGAAAAATAGAAGTGGAACTCGGATTTGATCAACCTACAGGCTTCAAAGAGGCGCAACGCTGCCTCAATTGCGATGTCCAAACCGTATTCACCACCAGCCGCTGCATCGAATGCGATGCCTGCGTTGATATTTGCCCTACCTCTTGTATTACTTTTACCACCGATGGAGAAGAAGAAGAACTGCGTACTCGATTGAGTGCGCCTGCGCTTAATACTTCCCAGGATCTTTATGTCTCGGACATTTTGCCAACGGCCAGGGTCATGGTCAAGGATGAAGACGTCTGTCTCCATTGTGGCTTGTGCGCCGAACGTTGCCCAACTGGAGCCTGGGATATGATGAAGTATTTATACAATGTAACAAAAGCCAGCAAGGTATGCTGA